One window of Gammaproteobacteria bacterium genomic DNA carries:
- a CDS encoding OmpA family protein: MPLSTRAPRYLLTGFLSSALLTAGIMHAQSRVEVPGYVTDSEGNIVRSGTGECVHTRDWTPEMASVIGCDSVTLDAQVEIVEGAPSGIDSAFVIPAAALFAFDSAEFTEEGKAAIEDYRRQIRPELSSAYAGIIIGHTDSTGNPKYNMDLSVHRAEAVRNYLVQTGAPADKLRGPDLGPAVFFPVGFRRHP; this comes from the coding sequence ATGCCGCTGTCCACTCGAGCCCCGCGTTACCTCTTGACCGGATTTCTGTCCTCCGCCTTGCTGACCGCAGGCATCATGCACGCCCAGTCACGCGTCGAGGTCCCCGGTTACGTCACGGACTCGGAAGGCAACATCGTGCGCAGCGGCACCGGCGAGTGCGTCCACACCCGGGACTGGACCCCGGAAATGGCGAGCGTCATCGGCTGCGACAGCGTCACCCTCGACGCACAGGTCGAGATCGTCGAAGGCGCTCCATCGGGCATCGATTCGGCATTCGTGATTCCCGCCGCAGCGCTGTTTGCATTCGACAGCGCGGAGTTCACCGAGGAGGGGAAGGCCGCCATCGAGGACTATCGCCGCCAGATCCGCCCGGAACTCTCTTCGGCCTATGCAGGCATCATCATCGGTCACACCGACAGCACCGGCAATCCGAAGTACAACATGGACCTGTCCGTGCACCGCGCGGAGGCCGTTCGCAACTACCTGGTGCAGACTGGTGCACCAGCGGACAAGCTCAGAGGACCTGATCTCGGCCCCGCGGTCTTCTTTCCGGTTGGGTTCCGCAGACACCCATGA
- a CDS encoding ATP-dependent Clp protease ATP-binding subunit, with amino-acid sequence MDLFQSYIQQSTHKVRQTIEIAVAELVAQKQNVLTPDFLLLGLLAQPDSEVVKVLEQIVPNPVETIAGLKSQIYRHYQRAAPVQASQIVASQEVAEVLRAAREEANRLGDQYISTGTLFLALFDPKAGYTAEFLREAGLRSAKARDALGKLRGGRTIGSVDAENEVDVLTRYTRDLTEQARAGELDPVIGREEEIGQVVQTLSRRRKNNPALIGEAGVGKTVIVEGLAQRIAEADVPDTLINKRLLSLDMGEIVAGANMRGEFEERLKSVRDAVIKARGQVILFIDELHTVVGSGAGAGGLDAPSLLKTALAQGSLQVIGADTLDEYRRYIEQDKALERRFHPILIREPDVEETIRILKGIAPRYEGHHQIQYEDTTIDAAARLSERYISDRRLPDKAVDLLDEAGSRKHIRTVSIPRGIRELEREHQRLSRDKTGAFNDQDFEKAARLQMDILTIEKRLKDAREAWRADRSKEDASVTAEDIAYVVSRWTGIPVARMVETEADKLVRMEENLHKRIVGQEDAVRAVADAIRRNRAGVTSASRPIGSFLFLGPTGVGKTELARALAAFLLDDESRIVRLDMSEYMERHEVSKMIGAPPGYIGYGEGGQLTEKVRRNPYTVVLLDEVEKAHPDVFNMLLQVLEDGQLTDAQGRRVSFRNTILIGTSNLGTDALSPDKRPVGFMRSETPDYKEARQLVLREVKKFFKPEFLNRLDDTIVFHYLESEEVKQIAAMFVEELEARMRHRSITLAVDDAVIDKLARDGFDPAYGARPLRREVERQVENPLAMMIVKGKCPDGSRVNIGLTGEKIRLTVR; translated from the coding sequence ATGGACCTATTCCAGAGTTACATCCAGCAGAGCACGCACAAGGTCCGCCAGACGATCGAGATCGCCGTGGCCGAACTGGTCGCGCAGAAACAGAACGTCCTGACGCCGGACTTCCTCCTGCTCGGCCTGCTGGCGCAACCGGACTCCGAAGTGGTGAAGGTGCTCGAGCAGATAGTCCCGAATCCCGTCGAGACCATCGCCGGGCTCAAGAGCCAGATCTATCGGCACTACCAGAGGGCCGCGCCCGTACAGGCAAGCCAGATTGTCGCCTCTCAGGAGGTCGCCGAGGTCCTGCGGGCGGCACGGGAAGAGGCGAACCGACTCGGCGACCAGTACATTTCGACCGGCACACTGTTCCTAGCCCTGTTCGATCCGAAAGCGGGCTACACCGCGGAATTTCTGCGGGAGGCGGGTCTACGCAGCGCGAAGGCCCGGGATGCGCTGGGGAAACTCCGGGGCGGGCGCACCATCGGCAGCGTTGACGCCGAAAACGAGGTGGACGTCCTTACGAGATACACCCGCGACCTGACTGAACAGGCGCGCGCCGGCGAGCTCGATCCGGTGATCGGCCGCGAAGAAGAAATCGGTCAGGTCGTTCAGACCCTCTCAAGGCGAAGGAAGAACAATCCGGCCCTGATCGGAGAGGCCGGCGTGGGCAAGACGGTTATCGTGGAAGGACTTGCCCAGCGCATCGCCGAGGCCGACGTACCGGACACCCTGATCAACAAACGCCTGCTGTCCCTGGACATGGGGGAGATCGTGGCGGGCGCGAACATGCGGGGCGAATTCGAGGAACGCCTGAAGTCCGTCCGCGACGCCGTGATCAAGGCCAGGGGTCAGGTGATCCTGTTTATCGACGAGCTGCACACCGTCGTCGGGTCAGGCGCCGGCGCCGGAGGGCTCGATGCCCCCAGCCTGCTCAAGACCGCGCTGGCCCAGGGCAGCCTGCAGGTCATCGGGGCGGACACGCTCGACGAGTATCGCCGCTATATCGAGCAGGACAAGGCGCTGGAGCGACGCTTCCACCCCATCCTGATCCGTGAGCCCGACGTGGAGGAGACGATACGCATCCTCAAGGGCATCGCACCGCGTTACGAAGGGCATCATCAGATCCAGTACGAGGACACCACGATCGATGCCGCGGCACGACTCTCGGAACGCTATATTTCCGACCGGCGCCTTCCCGACAAGGCCGTCGATCTGCTGGACGAGGCGGGATCACGAAAACACATCCGTACCGTCTCGATTCCGCGCGGCATCCGGGAACTGGAACGGGAACATCAGAGGCTGTCCCGCGACAAGACCGGCGCCTTCAACGATCAGGACTTCGAGAAGGCCGCCCGCCTGCAGATGGACATCCTGACCATCGAGAAGCGGCTCAAGGACGCCAGAGAGGCATGGCGGGCAGACCGCAGCAAGGAAGACGCTTCGGTAACGGCAGAAGACATCGCGTACGTCGTGTCGCGCTGGACCGGCATCCCCGTCGCACGCATGGTGGAAACCGAGGCGGACAAACTGGTCCGCATGGAAGAGAACCTGCACAAGCGCATCGTCGGTCAGGAAGACGCGGTACGGGCCGTCGCCGACGCCATCCGGCGCAACCGGGCCGGGGTCACCTCGGCATCACGCCCGATCGGGTCGTTCCTGTTCCTCGGACCCACCGGTGTCGGAAAGACCGAACTGGCCCGCGCCCTGGCTGCCTTCCTGCTGGACGACGAGTCGCGCATCGTGCGTCTCGATATGTCCGAGTACATGGAGCGCCATGAGGTTTCGAAGATGATCGGCGCACCCCCCGGGTACATCGGCTACGGAGAGGGCGGGCAGTTGACCGAGAAAGTACGGCGAAACCCCTACACCGTCGTACTGCTCGACGAGGTTGAGAAGGCCCATCCCGACGTGTTCAACATGCTCCTCCAGGTGCTCGAGGACGGGCAACTGACCGATGCCCAGGGCCGCAGGGTCTCGTTCCGCAACACCATCCTGATCGGCACTTCCAACCTCGGTACCGATGCGCTGTCACCGGACAAGCGCCCTGTCGGTTTCATGCGCTCGGAAACGCCCGACTACAAGGAGGCGAGACAGCTGGTCCTGCGTGAGGTCAAGAAGTTCTTCAAGCCAGAGTTCCTGAACCGGCTGGACGACACCATCGTGTTCCACTATCTCGAAAGCGAGGAGGTCAAGCAGATCGCCGCTATGTTCGTCGAGGAACTGGAAGCGCGCATGCGGCACAGGTCGATCACGCTCGCCGTCGATGACGCCGTGATCGACAAGCTGGCCAGGGACGGATTCGATCCGGCCTATGGCGCCCGGCCCTTGCGGCGCGAGGTGGAGCGGCAGGTGGAGAATCCGCTGGCGATGATGATCGTCAAGGGAAAATGCCCCGACGGCAGCCGGGTGAACATCGGGCTGACGGGCGAAAAGATCCGCCTCACGGTACGCTGA